One window of the Streptomyces sp. NBC_00259 genome contains the following:
- a CDS encoding FAD-binding oxidoreductase has product MSTCAPAPDSDSAPGERLRESVHGDIVGPGDPAYDEARRVYNAMIDKRPVAVVRAADAGDVIATVNAARELGLLLAVRGGGHSVTGHGTCDGGIVLDLGRMRGVRVDPEARTATAEGGCTWADVNHATHAFGLATTGGIVSTTGVGGLTTGGGMGHLSRRCGLACDNLVSVDLVTADGAFLTCTRERNADLFWAVRGGGGNFGVVTSFVQRLHPVDTVLGGPTFYPLDGDVLRRYRELVAEAGEKLGAVLVVGLGPPLPFLPERWHGRPLCGVVTCWSGAESQDDEIRARLAGLGPVIGEHVGRMPYPVVNTLFDELLPAGLFHYWKGTFSRGLPDAAIDAYVEYGAATPTIQSATVVFPIDGACHRVAPEATAFAYRDADFSTALSPVLLSRAECEATEEWTRDFAAALRPHSLDGGYVNFMDHDDQDQRRVRLNYRQNHDRLARIKRRHDPGNLFRLNHNIAP; this is encoded by the coding sequence ATGAGCACCTGCGCACCGGCCCCCGACAGCGACAGCGCACCCGGCGAGCGGCTGCGCGAATCCGTGCACGGCGACATCGTCGGGCCCGGCGACCCCGCCTACGACGAGGCCCGCAGGGTCTACAACGCCATGATCGACAAACGGCCCGTGGCCGTCGTCCGCGCCGCCGACGCCGGCGACGTCATCGCCACCGTGAACGCCGCCCGCGAGCTGGGCCTGCTCCTCGCGGTGCGCGGCGGCGGCCACAGCGTGACGGGGCACGGCACCTGCGACGGCGGCATCGTCCTCGACCTCGGACGGATGCGGGGGGTCCGGGTCGACCCCGAGGCACGAACAGCCACGGCCGAGGGCGGCTGCACCTGGGCCGACGTCAACCACGCCACCCACGCCTTCGGCCTGGCCACCACGGGCGGCATCGTCTCCACCACCGGCGTCGGCGGACTCACCACCGGCGGCGGCATGGGACATCTGTCCCGCCGCTGCGGACTGGCCTGCGACAACCTGGTCTCGGTCGATCTCGTCACGGCCGACGGCGCGTTCCTCACCTGTACGCGGGAACGCAACGCCGACCTGTTCTGGGCCGTCCGCGGCGGAGGCGGGAACTTCGGCGTGGTCACCTCCTTCGTCCAACGGCTGCATCCCGTGGACACGGTCCTCGGCGGGCCCACGTTCTACCCGCTCGACGGCGACGTCCTGCGCCGCTACCGGGAACTCGTCGCCGAGGCGGGCGAGAAGCTCGGCGCGGTGCTCGTCGTGGGGCTCGGCCCGCCGCTGCCGTTCCTGCCCGAGCGCTGGCACGGCCGCCCGCTGTGCGGCGTGGTGACCTGCTGGTCCGGCGCCGAGTCCCAGGACGACGAGATCCGCGCCCGGCTTGCCGGGCTGGGGCCGGTGATCGGGGAGCACGTCGGCCGGATGCCGTATCCCGTCGTCAACACACTCTTCGACGAACTGCTCCCCGCGGGGCTCTTCCACTACTGGAAGGGCACCTTCAGCCGCGGGCTCCCGGACGCGGCCATCGACGCCTACGTCGAGTACGGCGCCGCCACGCCCACCATCCAGAGCGCGACCGTCGTCTTCCCGATCGACGGCGCATGCCACCGGGTGGCGCCCGAGGCGACCGCGTTCGCCTACCGCGACGCCGACTTCTCCACCGCCCTCAGCCCGGTGCTCCTGAGCCGCGCCGAGTGCGAGGCGACCGAGGAGTGGACCCGCGACTTCGCGGCGGCGCTGCGGCCGCACTCCCTGGACGGCGGCTACGTCAACTTCATGGACCACGACGACCAGGACCAGCGCCGGGTCCGGCTCAACTACCGCCAGAACCACGACCGTCTGGCGCGGATCAAGCGGCGCCACGACCCCGGCAACCTGTTCCGGCTGAACCACAACATCGCACCCTGA
- a CDS encoding LuxR C-terminal-related transcriptional regulator has translation MAERTTGPEQTTRHEPTRTADRARDAAAREAWAEAYDAFHALGPEGLDPDDLSVLADAAWWTSRTEESVAARMKAYTGFAAAGEARKAGYSAWMLHYEFQLAGRAAASAGWLRRARHHLGDQPECVEQCYLAWVDTEEAQRRGAFAEAMSCAGRMAATARRCGSADLLAMSTQAGAGVLLAQGRVAEGLAILDEAMCAAMAGELSSFFTGWIYCLGLRHCMASADLGRAAEWSDAAMDWCATMPEENAFRGLCRVHRAEVLELRGAWPQATAEAALTCEELLPDNASAAAGAVYLAGEIQRRRGESAAAEASYGRAHELGRDPQPGLALLRLAQGKASSAAAGLRLALAGPGDGTPARLDRCRLLAAQAEISLALGRLDGAGAAADELTALADDWERRRGSSTGILHATAAATGGTVAFAERDLDRAVRLLRRALGLWLELGVPYEAAQVRMVLAAADRAAGDDEGARLELGAARAAFEVLGALPDARRAAALLGLPGTLTARETEVLRLVAAGATNRSVAAELSISEHTVARHLNNIFAKLDVSTRAAATAYAYTHGLA, from the coding sequence GTGGCCGAGCGGACGACCGGCCCCGAGCAGACGACCCGGCACGAGCCGACCCGGACGGCCGACCGGGCCAGGGACGCGGCCGCCCGTGAGGCCTGGGCCGAGGCGTACGACGCCTTCCACGCCCTCGGCCCCGAAGGACTGGACCCGGACGATCTCTCCGTACTCGCCGATGCCGCCTGGTGGACCAGCCGCACCGAGGAGTCCGTCGCCGCGCGCATGAAGGCGTACACCGGTTTCGCGGCGGCCGGCGAGGCCCGTAAGGCCGGATACAGCGCCTGGATGCTCCACTACGAGTTCCAGCTCGCCGGCCGCGCGGCCGCGTCCGCCGGATGGCTGCGGCGGGCCCGGCACCACCTCGGCGACCAGCCCGAATGCGTCGAACAGTGCTATCTGGCCTGGGTCGACACGGAGGAGGCGCAGCGGCGCGGCGCGTTCGCCGAGGCCATGTCCTGCGCGGGCCGCATGGCCGCGACGGCCCGCCGCTGCGGCAGCGCGGACCTCCTCGCCATGAGCACCCAGGCAGGGGCCGGAGTGCTGCTCGCCCAGGGCCGCGTCGCCGAGGGACTCGCGATCCTCGACGAAGCGATGTGCGCGGCCATGGCCGGTGAACTCAGTTCGTTCTTCACCGGCTGGATCTACTGTCTGGGCCTGCGGCACTGCATGGCCTCGGCCGATCTCGGACGAGCCGCCGAATGGAGCGACGCGGCCATGGACTGGTGCGCCACGATGCCCGAGGAGAACGCCTTCCGCGGACTGTGCCGGGTCCACCGCGCCGAGGTGCTGGAGCTTCGCGGCGCCTGGCCACAGGCCACTGCCGAAGCGGCCCTGACCTGCGAGGAACTCCTTCCCGACAACGCCTCCGCCGCCGCCGGGGCCGTCTATCTCGCCGGTGAGATCCAGCGCAGACGAGGCGAGAGCGCAGCGGCGGAGGCCTCCTACGGCCGAGCGCACGAACTGGGCCGGGACCCGCAGCCCGGCCTCGCCCTGCTCCGGCTGGCGCAGGGCAAGGCCTCCTCCGCCGCCGCGGGACTACGACTCGCCCTCGCCGGCCCCGGCGACGGGACCCCCGCCCGGCTCGACCGCTGCCGACTGCTCGCGGCCCAGGCCGAGATCTCGCTCGCTCTCGGGCGCCTCGACGGGGCCGGGGCGGCGGCGGACGAGCTGACGGCGCTCGCGGACGACTGGGAGCGGCGACGGGGATCCTCGACCGGCATCCTGCACGCGACGGCCGCCGCCACCGGCGGCACGGTGGCCTTCGCCGAGCGTGACCTGGACCGGGCGGTGCGGCTGCTGCGCCGGGCCCTCGGACTCTGGCTGGAGCTCGGCGTCCCCTACGAGGCCGCTCAGGTCCGCATGGTGCTGGCCGCCGCCGACCGGGCCGCCGGCGACGACGAGGGCGCACGGCTGGAACTCGGCGCGGCGCGGGCCGCCTTCGAGGTCCTGGGCGCGCTGCCCGACGCCCGCCGGGCCGCGGCCCTGCTCGGACTCCCGGGCACGCTCACGGCGCGGGAGACCGAGGTGCTCCGCCTGGTCGCCGCCGGCGCGACCAACCGGTCCGTCGCCGCCGAGCTGAGCATCAGCGAGCACACCGTCGCCCGGCACCTCAACAACATCTTCGCCAAGCTCGACGTGTCCACGCGGGCCGCGGCGACCGCATACGCGTACACCCACGGACTGGCATGA
- a CDS encoding hydrogenase maturation protease — protein sequence MEPRTRIALIGLGNDFRRDDGVGWAVLDVIRERAEERPLPPEVDLSTCNREPTRLVGLWHDADLAVVVESEHGHPGEPGKITRLDLDAEWLAQPMDASDDRVRLDGPVLNEAIELSRILGRLPRHLVVYAVQGADSSVGSGLSSTVTAMIEPVAAQVEAEIVRHRGAADRAPSWVARRRPGGVTMAACPRLR from the coding sequence ATGGAACCCCGTACACGCATCGCCCTCATCGGACTCGGTAACGACTTCAGACGTGATGACGGGGTGGGCTGGGCGGTCCTCGACGTGATAAGGGAGCGGGCCGAGGAGCGGCCGCTGCCACCGGAGGTCGACCTCAGCACCTGCAACAGGGAACCCACGAGGCTCGTCGGCCTGTGGCACGACGCGGACCTGGCGGTCGTCGTGGAATCGGAGCACGGCCACCCGGGGGAACCCGGCAAGATCACCCGTCTGGACCTCGACGCCGAGTGGCTCGCGCAGCCCATGGACGCTTCGGACGACCGGGTGCGGCTGGACGGCCCGGTGCTGAACGAGGCCATCGAACTCTCCCGGATCCTCGGTCGGCTGCCGCGACACCTCGTGGTGTACGCCGTGCAGGGCGCCGACTCCTCCGTCGGCTCCGGTCTGTCCTCCACCGTCACCGCCATGATCGAGCCGGTCGCCGCCCAGGTGGAGGCCGAGATCGTCCGCCACCGCGGGGCGGCGGACAGGGCCCCGTCGTGGGTGGCGCGACGGCGTCCCGGCGGCGTGACCATGGCCGCCTGTCCGCGGCTTCGCTGA
- a CDS encoding CBS domain-containing protein, which yields MRHDQVGSVMSGEVVRAVFDTSYPEVVQLLARHRISGLPVVDDDDKVLGVISETDLLIHQPNADGPGPAPLFRWSSLPGWARVRESKAQARTAGQLMTHPAVTVRAEQSIAEAARSLAEHRVERLPVVDVEDRLVGIVTRRDLFQVFLRPDPEIRREVIDEVLVRALWLEPDAVDVEVHDGVVTLTGRLGRRGEIPVALRMTRQIDGVVRVVDRLAYLLDDSPARPRSAERYPLGGPGLAGSSFRERDGGWSQ from the coding sequence ATGAGGCACGACCAGGTGGGTTCCGTCATGTCCGGCGAAGTCGTCCGCGCCGTGTTCGACACGTCGTATCCGGAGGTCGTCCAGTTGCTGGCGCGGCACCGGATCAGCGGTCTGCCCGTCGTGGACGACGACGACAAGGTCCTCGGGGTGATCTCCGAGACCGACCTGCTGATCCATCAGCCGAACGCGGACGGCCCGGGGCCGGCGCCCCTCTTCCGCTGGTCCTCGCTCCCCGGGTGGGCCCGCGTCCGGGAGTCCAAGGCGCAGGCGCGAACCGCCGGACAGCTGATGACCCACCCCGCCGTCACCGTCCGCGCCGAGCAGTCCATCGCCGAGGCGGCCCGCTCCCTGGCCGAACACCGCGTCGAGCGGCTCCCGGTCGTGGACGTCGAGGACCGTCTCGTCGGCATCGTCACCCGGCGCGACCTGTTCCAGGTCTTCCTGCGCCCGGACCCCGAGATCCGCCGGGAGGTCATCGACGAGGTCCTGGTCCGTGCGCTCTGGCTGGAGCCGGACGCCGTCGATGTCGAGGTGCACGACGGAGTGGTGACGCTGACGGGCCGGCTGGGACGGCGCGGCGAGATCCCGGTCGCGCTGCGGATGACCCGCCAGATCGACGGCGTGGTCCGCGTCGTCGACCGGCTCGCGTACCTCCTGGACGACTCACCGGCCCGGCCCCGGTCGGCGGAGCGGTACCCACTGGGCGGCCCCGGCCTCGCGGGTTCCTCCTTCCGTGAGCGCGACGGGGGCTGGTCGCAGTGA
- a CDS encoding flavodoxin domain-containing protein: MTRTALVAYGTTNGSTAEIARYIGSVLQDRGIRTEVRPAAEVHDVGPYDVVVLGGALYSGRWHRDARRFSRRHRRALAERPVWLFSSGPLDHSASRGDIAPVPGARRAARRLGAEEHVTFGGRLSPQARGRVARMMLEDGRGGDFRDFSCIAAWAERIAADLVALEPERR; encoded by the coding sequence GTGACCCGCACGGCACTCGTCGCCTACGGCACGACGAACGGATCCACCGCGGAGATCGCCCGGTACATCGGGTCCGTCCTGCAGGACAGGGGGATCCGCACCGAGGTGCGGCCCGCCGCGGAGGTGCATGACGTCGGCCCGTACGACGTCGTGGTGCTCGGTGGGGCGCTGTACTCGGGCCGCTGGCACCGGGACGCGCGGCGCTTCTCGCGCCGTCACCGCCGCGCCCTGGCCGAACGGCCGGTGTGGCTGTTCAGCAGTGGGCCCCTGGACCACTCGGCCTCGCGGGGCGACATCGCGCCGGTGCCGGGCGCCCGCCGGGCCGCGCGGCGGCTGGGCGCGGAGGAGCACGTCACGTTCGGCGGACGGCTGTCGCCGCAGGCGCGCGGGCGCGTCGCCCGCATGATGCTGGAGGACGGCCGCGGCGGGGACTTCCGGGACTTCTCGTGCATCGCCGCGTGGGCCGAGCGCATCGCCGCCGACCTGGTGGCCCTGGAACCGGAACGGCGCTGA
- a CDS encoding Rv1733c family protein: MVFRLWAYGRGGDSGPLRRPSDAFEAWASGALLAALLLGAPAAGVAAGSSLYERGRAAQAAAGERVQAVLLADAPPPITSAEGTGDSGRYAVPVRWTAPDGSAGRGVAPVHAGLRRGDRADVWLDARGRVTAPPRNDAEIWLETSAAGSGAAAGVVLVFVGVRVVVRRAADRRRMDEWERDWARTEPVWTGRRS; this comes from the coding sequence ATGGTGTTCCGGCTGTGGGCGTACGGGCGGGGCGGTGATTCCGGCCCGTTGCGCCGCCCCTCGGACGCCTTCGAGGCGTGGGCCTCGGGTGCCCTCCTGGCCGCGCTGCTGCTCGGCGCGCCGGCGGCGGGGGTGGCGGCGGGCTCGTCCCTGTACGAGCGGGGCAGGGCGGCGCAGGCGGCCGCCGGCGAACGGGTGCAGGCGGTCCTCCTCGCGGACGCGCCGCCTCCGATCACGTCGGCCGAAGGCACTGGGGACAGCGGGAGGTACGCGGTGCCGGTGCGCTGGACCGCCCCGGACGGCAGCGCCGGCCGGGGCGTGGCGCCGGTGCACGCCGGGCTGCGGCGAGGGGACCGTGCGGATGTGTGGCTGGACGCCCGGGGCCGGGTGACCGCGCCGCCGAGGAACGACGCGGAGATCTGGCTGGAGACGTCGGCGGCCGGTTCGGGAGCCGCGGCCGGCGTGGTTCTCGTCTTCGTGGGCGTACGCGTTGTGGTGCGCCGGGCGGCCGACCGCCGCCGGATGGACGAGTGGGAGCGGGACTGGGCCCGAACGGAGCCCGTGTGGACCGGTCGCCGGTCGTGA
- a CDS encoding response regulator: protein MSEAPVFSEETPIRVFLLDDHEVVRRGLRDMLDAESGIEVVGEAGTAEQALARGPALRPHVAVLDVRLPDGDGITVCRELRSHMPDLACLMLTSFDDEDALLDAIMGGAAGYVLKQIKGSDLVSAVRTVATGQSMLDPATTARLMHSLRDPEAGHPAEDDRLAALSERERAVLDLIGEGLTNRQIGKRLYLSEKTVKNHISRLLSKLGVERRVQAAVIAAQFQEHEEPHRH, encoded by the coding sequence ATGTCCGAGGCACCGGTCTTCTCCGAGGAGACGCCCATCAGGGTGTTCCTCCTGGACGACCATGAGGTCGTCCGTCGCGGCCTGCGCGACATGCTCGACGCCGAGTCCGGCATCGAGGTCGTGGGCGAGGCCGGGACGGCCGAGCAGGCGCTGGCCAGGGGGCCCGCGCTGCGCCCTCATGTCGCGGTCCTCGACGTCCGGCTCCCGGACGGCGACGGCATCACCGTCTGCCGTGAGCTGCGCTCGCACATGCCGGACCTCGCGTGCCTGATGCTGACGTCCTTCGACGACGAGGACGCGCTGCTCGACGCGATCATGGGCGGTGCCGCCGGATATGTGCTCAAGCAGATCAAGGGGTCCGACCTGGTCTCCGCCGTGCGCACGGTGGCCACCGGACAGTCGATGCTCGATCCCGCCACCACGGCGCGGCTGATGCACTCGCTGCGCGATCCGGAGGCCGGCCATCCGGCGGAGGACGACCGGCTGGCCGCGCTGTCGGAGCGGGAGCGTGCGGTGCTGGACCTGATCGGCGAGGGCCTGACGAACCGCCAGATCGGCAAGAGGCTCTATCTGTCGGAGAAGACCGTCAAGAACCACATCTCGCGCCTGTTGTCCAAGCTCGGTGTGGAACGCCGGGTACAGGCGGCGGTCATCGCGGCCCAGTTCCAGGAGCACGAGGAGCCGCACCGGCACTGA
- a CDS encoding sensor histidine kinase encodes MGSDAPGDAGRVPRLRLDELLEELQVRIDEVRGTRDRLNGLLEAVLSVGRGLDLSQVLREIVEAAVVLVDARYGALGVIGDDQRLSQFLPVGISDALRKQIGDLPSGHGLLGELIRHPEPLRLPELSEHSASSGFPEHHPPMHSFLGVPIRVRDDVFGNLYLTEKRGGAEFDSEDEAVLSTLAVAAGVAIENARLFEEIRLREQWLAASAEFTSALLSGASESHVLEMMLDRAREITSAELGLVYLTERDGHLRCALARGPGADLHLGVVLPPDEGTFAKAALLSENGVVTTPDAAGDARITFRPERWADCGPATAVLVGDRDKLWGVLMLARGTGRPAFNDTETVPLSGFAGQAAVALELADRRRDAEQMSLLADRDRIARDLHDLAIQRLFATGMTLQSAQRFVDHPEAAERLGRAIDDLDATIKIIRSTIFGLREHEAPGAPAGLRVRSVRAVEDATPVLGFAPALRIEGLVDTDVSRAVADEVVAVLGEALANIARHARASKADVLVAARGGAVSVTVTDDGVGIRENGRRSGLRNLAERAEKLGGELSVTRGIAGGTRLVWRVSLPPDG; translated from the coding sequence ATGGGCAGCGACGCCCCTGGCGACGCGGGCCGGGTTCCCCGGCTCAGGCTCGATGAGCTGCTCGAAGAGCTCCAGGTGCGCATCGACGAGGTCCGCGGCACCAGGGACAGGCTCAACGGGCTGCTGGAGGCTGTGCTCTCCGTGGGCCGGGGCCTGGATCTGTCACAGGTGCTGCGCGAGATCGTGGAGGCGGCCGTCGTCCTCGTGGACGCCCGGTACGGAGCACTCGGTGTCATCGGCGACGACCAGAGGCTGTCCCAGTTCCTGCCGGTGGGCATCAGCGACGCGCTGCGCAAGCAGATCGGCGACCTGCCGTCCGGCCACGGGCTCCTCGGCGAGCTGATCAGGCATCCCGAGCCGCTGCGGCTCCCGGAACTGTCGGAGCACTCGGCGTCGTCCGGCTTCCCCGAGCACCATCCGCCGATGCACTCGTTCCTGGGCGTGCCCATCCGGGTGCGTGACGACGTCTTCGGCAACCTCTACCTCACGGAGAAGCGCGGCGGGGCCGAGTTCGACAGCGAGGACGAGGCCGTCCTGTCGACACTGGCCGTGGCGGCCGGCGTCGCCATCGAGAACGCGCGCCTCTTCGAGGAGATCCGCCTCAGGGAGCAGTGGCTGGCCGCCAGCGCCGAGTTCACCAGTGCGCTGCTGTCCGGCGCCTCGGAGTCCCATGTGCTGGAGATGATGCTCGACCGGGCGCGGGAGATCACCTCCGCCGAGCTGGGCCTCGTCTATCTGACCGAGCGGGACGGGCACCTGCGCTGTGCCCTCGCGCGCGGCCCGGGCGCCGACCTCCACCTGGGGGTGGTGCTGCCGCCCGACGAGGGCACGTTCGCCAAGGCGGCGCTGCTCAGCGAGAACGGCGTGGTCACCACTCCTGACGCGGCCGGCGACGCCCGCATCACCTTCCGGCCGGAGCGGTGGGCGGACTGCGGTCCGGCCACGGCGGTACTGGTGGGGGACCGGGACAAGCTGTGGGGCGTGCTCATGCTGGCGCGCGGCACCGGCCGGCCCGCCTTCAACGACACGGAGACCGTGCCCCTGTCCGGGTTCGCCGGCCAGGCCGCCGTCGCGCTGGAGCTGGCCGACCGGCGGCGGGACGCCGAGCAGATGAGCCTGCTGGCCGATCGTGACCGTATCGCCCGGGACCTGCACGACCTCGCCATCCAGCGGCTGTTCGCGACCGGTATGACGCTGCAGAGCGCCCAGCGTTTCGTGGACCACCCCGAGGCCGCGGAACGGCTCGGACGGGCGATCGACGACCTCGACGCCACCATCAAGATCATCCGATCCACGATCTTCGGGCTCCGCGAGCACGAGGCCCCCGGCGCGCCCGCCGGACTCAGGGTCCGTTCCGTACGGGCCGTCGAGGACGCCACTCCGGTCCTCGGCTTCGCCCCGGCTCTGCGCATCGAAGGCCTGGTCGACACCGACGTGTCGCGCGCGGTCGCCGACGAGGTCGTCGCCGTTCTCGGCGAGGCCCTCGCCAACATCGCGCGTCACGCCCGGGCTTCGAAGGCGGACGTCTTGGTCGCCGCGCGCGGTGGGGCGGTGTCCGTGACGGTGACCGACGACGGGGTCGGCATCAGGGAGAACGGGCGGCGCAGCGGTCTGCGCAACCTGGCGGAACGTGCCGAGAAGCTGGGTGGTGAACTGAGTGTGACCCGCGGCATCGCCGGCGGCACCCGGCTGGTGTGGCGGGTGTCCCTGCCGCCGGACGGGTGA
- a CDS encoding DUF1876 domain-containing protein, producing MARTLEWKVRMFLSEEDGTTKARVDLETGSTTLTGHGTARCNPQDPDVPEIGDELAASRAMSDLARQLMRVADRDLESVGAGPASEVPAPYGWPEPGR from the coding sequence ATGGCACGGACGCTGGAATGGAAGGTCCGCATGTTCCTGTCCGAGGAGGACGGAACCACGAAGGCCAGGGTGGACCTGGAGACGGGCTCGACGACTCTGACCGGTCACGGAACGGCACGCTGCAACCCGCAGGACCCCGACGTGCCCGAGATCGGCGACGAACTCGCGGCGAGCCGCGCCATGAGCGACCTGGCCCGGCAGCTGATGCGTGTGGCGGACCGGGACCTGGAGTCGGTGGGCGCCGGCCCCGCGAGCGAGGTCCCCGCCCCGTACGGCTGGCCGGAGCCCGGCCGGTAG
- a CDS encoding helix-turn-helix domain-containing protein, with the protein MDHEISVQAGAGTVQARPGDLGRRVAARRRELGLTRDELAVRSGAAPAYVEYVEDRAATPGAGVLLRIADALETTVGELTGATVTLPPGRGGAVRGAELYELVEAECRELLSTHGVGRVAVFTPDGPSVVPVNYLFGEDGISFRTAWGTVAATADGALVAFEVDRIDEAFSQGWSVLVVGRGRAVADREAVRRLEARAHSRPWAGGSREIWLTITPERITGRRVVNPDGTPWTPAGD; encoded by the coding sequence ATGGACCACGAGATCTCGGTACAGGCCGGGGCCGGCACCGTACAGGCTCGGCCCGGCGACCTGGGGCGCCGGGTCGCGGCCCGGCGCCGGGAACTCGGGCTGACCCGGGACGAGCTCGCCGTACGCAGCGGGGCCGCGCCCGCGTACGTCGAGTACGTCGAGGACCGGGCGGCCACACCCGGCGCCGGCGTGCTGCTGCGGATCGCCGACGCGCTGGAGACCACGGTCGGCGAACTCACGGGTGCCACGGTCACGCTGCCACCGGGCAGAGGAGGCGCGGTCCGCGGCGCGGAACTGTACGAGCTGGTCGAGGCGGAGTGCCGCGAGCTGCTGTCCACCCACGGTGTGGGACGGGTGGCCGTGTTCACGCCGGACGGGCCGTCCGTCGTGCCGGTCAACTACCTCTTCGGCGAGGACGGGATCTCCTTCCGTACCGCGTGGGGCACGGTCGCTGCGACCGCCGACGGGGCTCTGGTCGCCTTCGAGGTCGACCGTATCGACGAAGCCTTCAGCCAGGGATGGAGCGTGCTCGTCGTGGGCCGGGGCCGCGCCGTCGCCGACCGCGAGGCGGTGCGGCGGCTGGAGGCACGGGCGCACTCCCGCCCGTGGGCCGGTGGGAGCCGTGAGATATGGCTGACCATCACGCCCGAACGCATCACCGGCCGGCGCGTCGTCAACCCCGACGGCACCCCGTGGACGCCCGCCGGCGACTGA
- a CDS encoding CBS domain-containing protein, producing MADSPHTVDDVMTTTVVAVAPDARFKEIVATLERWKVTAVPVLEREGRVVGVVSEADLLSREETRDRRPGMIDQLPPLDEDGARDVTAESLMTAPAVTVRSGASLPHAARVMARHGVKRLPVVDDAGVIQGIVSRADLLKVFLRTDADIAAEVRKEVVDPLFPLSARDIRVEVADGVVTLSGAVHDDRLVPTAARLAYAVEGVVGVSCELIGPAHIHPHGDER from the coding sequence ATGGCCGACAGCCCGCACACCGTGGACGACGTCATGACCACGACCGTCGTGGCCGTGGCACCGGATGCCCGGTTCAAGGAGATCGTCGCCACCCTGGAGCGGTGGAAGGTCACCGCCGTGCCGGTGCTGGAGAGGGAAGGCCGGGTGGTCGGCGTGGTCTCCGAAGCGGATCTGCTGTCCCGGGAGGAGACCCGCGACCGCCGCCCCGGCATGATCGACCAGCTGCCGCCCCTGGACGAGGACGGGGCCCGAGACGTGACCGCCGAGAGTCTGATGACGGCGCCGGCGGTCACCGTCCGCTCCGGCGCCTCACTCCCCCACGCGGCGCGCGTCATGGCCCGCCACGGCGTCAAGCGGCTCCCCGTGGTCGACGACGCCGGCGTCATCCAGGGGATCGTCAGCCGCGCCGACCTGCTCAAGGTCTTCCTGCGTACGGACGCCGACATCGCGGCCGAGGTGCGCAAGGAGGTCGTGGACCCGCTCTTCCCGCTGTCCGCCCGGGACATCCGCGTCGAGGTGGCCGACGGCGTGGTCACCTTGTCCGGCGCCGTCCACGACGACAGGCTCGTCCCCACGGCCGCGCGTCTGGCCTACGCGGTCGAAGGGGTCGTCGGCGTGTCCTGCGAGCTCATCGGCCCCGCGCACATCCACCCGCACGGCGACGAGCGCTGA
- a CDS encoding universal stress protein has product MSTGDQAPRVVVGIDGSQSSYAALRWAVRHAGLIGGTVDAVAAYELPGAHGWSAPAVDAEFDAAEAKRGLVEEVRKVLGEKGEAQVHERLVHGNPTEALLAAAEGAELLVVGSRGRGGFARMLLGSVSQQVAQHAPCPVVIVRPDVAVQGTVTGAP; this is encoded by the coding sequence ATGAGCACAGGCGATCAGGCTCCCCGCGTGGTCGTGGGCATCGACGGCTCGCAGTCGTCGTACGCGGCGCTGCGCTGGGCCGTCCGGCACGCCGGTCTGATCGGGGGCACGGTCGACGCGGTGGCGGCGTACGAGCTGCCGGGCGCGCACGGCTGGTCGGCTCCCGCGGTCGACGCCGAGTTCGACGCCGCTGAGGCCAAACGGGGCCTCGTCGAAGAGGTGCGCAAGGTGCTCGGCGAGAAGGGCGAGGCCCAGGTCCATGAGCGCCTGGTGCACGGCAACCCGACCGAGGCCCTCCTGGCCGCCGCCGAGGGTGCCGAACTGCTGGTCGTCGGCTCCCGCGGGCGCGGGGGGTTCGCCCGGATGCTGCTCGGCTCGGTGAGCCAGCAGGTCGCCCAGCACGCGCCCTGCCCGGTCGTCATCGTCCGGCCGGACGTCGCCGTGCAGGGCACCGTGACCGGCGCCCCGTGA